From a single Pasteurella atlantica genomic region:
- a CDS encoding YggT family protein: MEFIISLLNIVISFFSFVLILRAWLEFCRVSPQLPISQSLLRLTQPLVNPVSKVIPNLRGNINVAAILIAMVIVTLFYFFFIDTISITTAVLIGLLSVLKTFGQILFFTTLIRALMSWVTQGNHPLDYTVAQITEPVLGLIRRFLPKTGMLDFSVMVLAFILLALNQFLYSHLGGLWAIA; encoded by the coding sequence ATGGAATTTATTATTAGTCTTTTGAACATTGTGATTAGTTTTTTTAGTTTTGTTCTTATCTTACGAGCGTGGTTGGAGTTTTGTAGAGTTAGCCCTCAGCTACCCATCTCTCAGTCTCTTCTTCGTTTAACTCAGCCTTTGGTTAATCCAGTAAGCAAGGTTATTCCTAATCTACGTGGAAATATTAATGTCGCCGCTATTTTGATTGCGATGGTGATAGTAACACTCTTTTATTTTTTCTTTATTGACACTATTTCTATTACCACAGCGGTGTTGATTGGTTTATTAAGTGTGTTAAAAACTTTTGGACAAATTTTATTTTTTACTACATTAATTCGAGCATTAATGAGTTGGGTAACGCAAGGTAATCATCCTTTAGATTATACCGTAGCACAAATTACAGAGCCCGTATTGGGTTTAATTCGCCGTTTTCTTCCAAAAACAGGAATGCTTGATTTTTCTGTAATGGTATTGGCATTTATTTTATTAGCATTAAACCAATTTTTGTATAGTCATTTAGGTGGGCTTTGGGCAATTGCATAA
- the rpoH gene encoding RNA polymerase sigma factor RpoH, whose protein sequence is MSDTQETKLLEAKEKHLPAKRDDFANSMLIPQGNLDSYIRMANQYPVLTAEEEKELAERLYYDEDIEAAKQLILSHLRFVVHIARGYMGYGLPLADLIQEGNIGLMKAVKRFNPEVGVRLVSFAVHWVKAEIHEYVLKNWRIVKVATTKAQRKLFFNLRKNKHRLAWFNEEEVKHVANELGVQPSDVKEMESRMTGQDMGFDLPTNEDSDEAYVPSMYLEDDNSNFADDIEDEQYSGQATAKLAYALATLDERSQEIIKTRWLDDNKATLQDLADKYSISAERVRQLEAAALKKIKQAITLE, encoded by the coding sequence ATGAGTGATACCCAAGAAACTAAATTACTTGAAGCAAAAGAAAAACATTTACCTGCAAAACGTGATGATTTTGCAAACAGTATGTTAATTCCTCAAGGTAATTTGGATAGTTATATTCGTATGGCTAATCAATATCCTGTTTTAACCGCTGAAGAAGAAAAAGAGCTAGCAGAACGCTTATACTATGATGAAGATATTGAAGCAGCAAAACAATTAATCCTTTCTCATCTTCGCTTTGTGGTACATATTGCTCGTGGTTATATGGGCTATGGTTTACCACTGGCAGATTTAATTCAAGAGGGCAATATTGGATTGATGAAGGCAGTAAAACGTTTTAATCCTGAAGTAGGCGTTCGTTTAGTTTCTTTTGCCGTACATTGGGTAAAAGCAGAAATTCACGAATATGTACTGAAAAATTGGCGAATTGTAAAAGTTGCCACCACCAAAGCACAACGTAAATTATTCTTTAATTTACGTAAAAATAAACACCGTTTAGCGTGGTTTAATGAAGAAGAAGTTAAGCACGTTGCTAATGAGTTAGGAGTACAGCCTTCTGATGTGAAAGAAATGGAATCTCGTATGACGGGTCAAGATATGGGATTTGATTTACCTACCAATGAAGATAGTGATGAGGCTTATGTTCCTTCTATGTATTTGGAAGATGATAACTCTAATTTTGCTGATGATATTGAAGATGAGCAATATAGCGGACAAGCAACAGCCAAACTTGCCTATGCGTTAGCGACTTTAGATGAGAGAAGTCAAGAAATCATTAAAACTCGTTGGTTAGACGACAATAAAGCAACATTACAAGATTTAGCAGATAAATACAGTATTTCTGCGGAAAGAGTACGTCAGCTAGAAGCGGCAGCACTGAAGAAAATTAAACAAGCTATTACATTAGAGTAG
- a CDS encoding SIMPL domain-containing protein (The SIMPL domain is named for its presence in mouse protein SIMPL (signalling molecule that associates with mouse pelle-like kinase). Bacterial member BP26, from Brucella, was shown to assemble into a channel-like structure, while YggE from E. coli has been associated with resistance to oxidative stress.) encodes MKLQKYLIILPLIIASFSALAQEKKSNDEYKSTFQFSTEVRRTVDKDLMSASVYSRKTGKSLVELRAFVSKNLNEVLELAKKYPTIEVEATGIQNYPHYKKEKVKGWEAQGDIRFKSKDFEAMEKLLNGLGDEIALNSIDFSVSPEKRAVLEDEMTAEMIKKLQHKAEIIKKGLNAESYLLVNIQLDSVNNTPRLYRGQMAQMTYASKSSFQDEDSLPLEAGKETIISHASGTVKFK; translated from the coding sequence ATGAAATTGCAAAAATATCTTATTATCTTACCGCTTATAATTGCTAGTTTTAGTGCTTTAGCACAAGAAAAAAAGAGTAATGATGAGTATAAATCCACTTTCCAGTTTTCTACTGAAGTGCGTCGTACGGTGGATAAAGATTTAATGTCTGCTTCTGTGTACAGTCGTAAAACAGGAAAATCTTTAGTTGAATTAAGAGCCTTTGTTTCTAAAAATTTAAATGAAGTACTGGAACTAGCAAAGAAATACCCAACCATTGAAGTGGAAGCAACAGGTATCCAAAACTATCCTCATTACAAAAAAGAAAAAGTAAAAGGATGGGAAGCTCAAGGAGATATTCGATTTAAAAGTAAAGATTTTGAGGCAATGGAAAAATTACTTAATGGGCTAGGTGATGAAATTGCATTAAACTCTATCGATTTTAGTGTTTCTCCTGAAAAGCGTGCAGTGTTAGAAGATGAAATGACGGCGGAGATGATCAAAAAATTACAGCATAAAGCAGAAATTATTAAAAAAGGATTAAATGCGGAAAGTTATCTTTTAGTTAACATTCAATTAGATAGCGTTAATAATACGCCTAGACTTTATCGTGGTCAAATGGCACAAATGACTTATGCTTCAAAATCAAGTTTTCAAGATGAAGATAGCTTACCACTAGAAGCGGGGAAAGAAACCATTATTAGTCACGCCTCTGGAACAGTAAAGTTTAAATAG
- a CDS encoding ABC transporter ATP-binding protein codes for MKLLEVKNLNVYLKTDDALVHAVQGISFEVEKGQTLGIVGESGSGKSVTSMSIMQLLPENIVSYGDNAEIIFEDKSILTLSEKAMRDLRGGRIGMIFQEPMTSLNPFMRIGSQIVESVMTHQPQLSKKEAKQLTLDTLNIVKIPDAEKKMDCYPHEFSGGQLQRIMIAMAIINKPDLLIADEPTTALDVTTQAEILDLIMDLQKEMGMAIILISHDLRLVHNYSDNVCVMQNGKIIERGDTDEVFNNPQHSYTQELLNPIPDTLKPAPDENAKDLIVLKNVDVDYIVQRSWFGKPKKVFNAVKNISLNLKKGETLGIVGESGSGKSTLGRAVMQILDYQGDIYFDNRDIPLLSKEDRQALKKDMQMVFQDPFNSLSPRLTVGEIIGEGLLVHFPKMSKQERRERVMKMLEEVNLSPSMINRYPHEFSGGQRQRIAIARAMILEPKFVLLDEPTSALDRSTQLTVIELLNSLQKKYDLSYLFISHDLSVVKALSNHVMVMQQGEVVESGDTQQIFHNPQHPYTQRLIKASNL; via the coding sequence ATGAAATTACTTGAAGTGAAAAACTTAAATGTTTACCTGAAGACTGATGATGCATTAGTACACGCAGTGCAAGGTATCTCTTTTGAGGTAGAAAAAGGACAGACATTGGGCATTGTTGGAGAATCAGGTTCAGGAAAATCTGTTACCTCTATGTCTATTATGCAACTGTTACCTGAAAATATCGTCTCTTATGGTGATAACGCTGAAATTATTTTTGAAGATAAATCAATTTTAACCCTTTCAGAAAAAGCAATGCGTGATTTACGTGGTGGGCGTATTGGAATGATTTTCCAAGAACCAATGACGTCATTGAATCCGTTTATGCGAATTGGTTCTCAGATCGTGGAATCTGTGATGACCCACCAACCCCAACTTTCTAAAAAAGAAGCCAAACAATTAACGCTAGACACCTTAAATATTGTAAAAATTCCCGATGCAGAGAAAAAAATGGATTGCTATCCACACGAATTCTCTGGTGGTCAACTACAAAGAATTATGATTGCAATGGCAATTATTAATAAACCAGATTTATTGATTGCTGATGAACCTACTACTGCTCTTGATGTTACAACTCAAGCTGAAATTCTTGATTTAATAATGGATCTTCAAAAAGAGATGGGGATGGCAATCATCTTAATTTCACACGACCTACGCCTTGTGCATAATTACAGCGATAATGTCTGTGTGATGCAAAATGGAAAAATTATTGAGCGAGGTGATACAGACGAAGTATTTAATAATCCTCAACATTCCTATACTCAAGAATTACTTAATCCTATTCCTGACACCTTAAAACCTGCACCAGATGAAAATGCGAAGGATCTGATCGTGCTTAAAAATGTAGACGTAGATTACATCGTACAACGCTCTTGGTTTGGTAAACCTAAAAAAGTATTTAATGCCGTTAAAAATATCTCTTTAAACCTCAAAAAAGGGGAAACGCTGGGTATTGTGGGCGAATCAGGTTCTGGAAAATCTACTCTTGGGCGTGCTGTAATGCAAATTTTAGATTATCAAGGTGATATTTATTTTGATAACCGTGATATTCCATTACTTTCAAAAGAAGATCGCCAAGCGCTGAAAAAAGATATGCAAATGGTCTTCCAAGACCCCTTTAATTCCCTTTCTCCTCGTTTAACAGTAGGAGAAATTATTGGCGAGGGATTATTGGTTCATTTTCCTAAAATGAGTAAACAAGAACGCCGTGAACGAGTAATGAAAATGTTAGAAGAGGTTAACTTATCGCCTTCTATGATTAACCGTTACCCTCACGAATTTTCAGGAGGACAACGTCAGCGTATTGCTATTGCTCGAGCAATGATTTTAGAACCAAAGTTTGTCTTACTTGATGAACCCACCTCTGCGCTTGACCGCTCAACGCAATTAACGGTGATTGAATTATTAAACAGCTTGCAGAAAAAATATGATTTGAGCTATTTATTTATTAGTCACGATTTGTCTGTGGTTAAAGCATTAAGTAATCACGTAATGGTAATGCAACAAGGTGAAGTCGTCGAAAGTGGAGATACACAACAAATCTTCCATAACCCTCAGCACCCTTATACTCAACGTTTAATTAAGGCGTCTAATCTATAA
- a CDS encoding peptide MFS transporter — MSEVTIDNKINPKVLNHPAGLFVLFFTEMWERFSYYGMRALLVLFLVSALDEGGWAWSREDAGVLYAWYSSLVYFTPLIGGYIADRLTGARVAIVGGAFLMTLGHLSLAFEFMGQWSFYLGLTLLVLGNGLFKPNISTMVGDLYKKESKKDSAYTIFYMGINAGAFLGIMLCGYVGETVGWSYGFGLAGIFMLFGLLQFYFSKALFGQIGSLHKKVVAENAESKEVTKESLTGTEKDRLIAVGVFALFTIVFWWAFEQAGSSMTIFAKDYTQRVLTGEWATIFVWANFFLTVVPVIIVTWVLGLLVKQTFSKIALSNSFLMTSFVIIWGIVIWKLYGEFSSTDQIEVPASWFGILNSFFIIAFAPLVSKIWDTKFNPSGPMKFAIAMILLAAGFGFLAYGSMSIKSGVAEASVSMFWLIAAYFLHTMGELCLSPIGLSYVSKLSPKRFVGLMFGVWLFAAFIGNLLSGYTASSIDALNEMMGLSGFFLLFTLIPVGAAVIIVLMSKFLKKRMHGVH, encoded by the coding sequence ATGTCGGAAGTGACTATTGATAATAAGATTAATCCTAAGGTGTTAAATCACCCAGCGGGATTATTTGTGTTATTTTTTACTGAAATGTGGGAACGTTTTAGTTACTACGGAATGCGTGCATTGTTAGTACTTTTCTTAGTTTCAGCCCTTGATGAAGGTGGTTGGGCTTGGTCTCGTGAAGATGCGGGTGTGTTATATGCGTGGTACAGCTCATTAGTTTATTTTACACCCTTAATTGGGGGTTATATTGCTGACCGCTTAACGGGTGCAAGAGTTGCCATTGTTGGTGGTGCATTTTTAATGACCTTAGGGCATTTATCTCTTGCCTTCGAATTTATGGGGCAATGGTCATTCTATCTTGGTTTAACCTTGCTTGTATTAGGTAACGGTCTATTTAAGCCAAATATCTCGACAATGGTCGGTGATCTTTACAAAAAAGAATCGAAAAAAGACAGTGCTTATACCATTTTCTATATGGGTATTAACGCAGGTGCATTTTTAGGTATTATGCTTTGTGGTTATGTAGGTGAAACTGTGGGTTGGTCTTACGGCTTCGGTTTAGCGGGTATCTTTATGTTATTCGGTTTACTTCAATTCTACTTCTCAAAAGCATTATTCGGTCAAATCGGTTCACTGCACAAAAAAGTCGTTGCTGAAAATGCAGAAAGCAAAGAAGTAACAAAAGAATCTCTTACTGGAACAGAAAAAGATCGTTTAATTGCAGTAGGTGTATTTGCATTATTCACTATTGTATTCTGGTGGGCATTTGAGCAAGCGGGTTCATCAATGACCATCTTTGCAAAAGACTATACACAACGTGTTTTAACGGGTGAGTGGGCGACTATCTTTGTATGGGCAAACTTCTTCTTAACGGTTGTACCAGTGATTATTGTCACTTGGGTTTTAGGTTTATTAGTTAAACAAACTTTCTCAAAAATTGCACTATCAAACAGTTTCTTAATGACCAGTTTTGTGATTATTTGGGGGATTGTGATTTGGAAATTATACGGTGAATTTAGCTCAACGGATCAAATTGAAGTACCTGCTTCTTGGTTTGGTATTTTAAATTCATTCTTTATTATCGCATTTGCACCATTAGTTTCTAAAATTTGGGATACTAAATTTAATCCATCAGGTCCAATGAAATTCGCAATTGCAATGATCTTACTCGCAGCAGGTTTTGGTTTCTTAGCTTATGGTTCAATGAGTATTAAATCAGGTGTTGCAGAGGCATCAGTTTCAATGTTCTGGTTAATTGCAGCTTACTTCTTACATACAATGGGCGAATTATGTTTATCACCAATCGGCTTATCTTATGTAAGTAAATTATCACCAAAACGTTTCGTAGGCTTAATGTTCGGTGTTTGGTTGTTTGCCGCATTTATCGGTAATTTATTATCAGGTTACACTGCAAGCTCAATCGATGCATTAAATGAAATGATGGGATTATCAGGCTTCTTCTTGCTATTTACATTAATTCCAGTAGGTGCAGCAGTGATTATCGTATTAATGTCTAAATTCTTGAAAAAACGTATGCACGGCGTACACTAA